The Mycolicibacterium fluoranthenivorans genome has a window encoding:
- a CDS encoding branched-chain amino acid ABC transporter permease: MTPDCIGQYVCTAANINFNVDNLVNGFGQLTIDGLSWGAIYALVAVGYTLVFGVLRLINFAHSEIFMLGMFGAYFALDIILGFTPSGTPYNKGIALTVLYLAIAMVVAMAVSGSAAVGLEMVAYRPLRKRNARPLTFLITAIGMSFVLQEFVHFVLPKLITGYGGSNAQQPIILVQPKTQFTIFGATVSNVTIVILLAALVLALLTDIAINRTKFGRGIRAVAQDSTTATLMGVSRERVIMTTFLIGGLLAGAAALLYTLKLPQGIIYSGGFLLGIKAFSAAVLGGIGNLRGALLGGLILGIMENYGQALFGTQWRDVVAFVLLVLVLLIRPTGILGESLGKARA, from the coding sequence ATGACCCCCGATTGCATCGGTCAGTACGTCTGCACCGCAGCCAATATCAACTTCAACGTCGACAACCTGGTGAACGGGTTCGGCCAGTTGACGATTGACGGTCTGTCGTGGGGAGCGATCTACGCACTCGTCGCGGTCGGCTACACCCTGGTGTTCGGCGTGCTGCGGTTGATCAACTTCGCCCATTCCGAGATCTTCATGCTCGGCATGTTCGGCGCCTATTTCGCGCTCGACATCATCCTCGGTTTCACCCCGAGTGGCACGCCGTACAACAAGGGCATCGCGTTGACGGTGTTGTATCTGGCGATCGCGATGGTGGTCGCCATGGCGGTGTCGGGGTCGGCCGCGGTCGGGCTGGAAATGGTGGCGTACCGCCCGTTGCGCAAGCGCAACGCCCGGCCGCTGACCTTCCTGATCACCGCCATCGGCATGTCGTTCGTGCTGCAGGAGTTCGTGCACTTCGTCTTGCCGAAGTTGATCACAGGCTACGGCGGCAGTAACGCCCAACAACCGATCATCTTGGTGCAACCCAAGACTCAGTTCACGATCTTCGGCGCGACGGTGTCCAACGTGACCATCGTGATCTTGCTGGCCGCGCTCGTGTTGGCGCTGCTGACCGATATCGCCATCAACCGCACCAAGTTCGGCCGCGGCATTCGCGCCGTCGCCCAAGACTCGACGACGGCCACCCTGATGGGTGTGTCGCGGGAGCGGGTCATCATGACGACGTTCCTGATCGGCGGTCTGCTCGCCGGTGCGGCCGCTCTGCTCTACACCCTGAAACTCCCGCAGGGGATCATCTACTCGGGCGGATTCCTGTTGGGAATCAAGGCGTTCTCGGCCGCGGTGCTCGGCGGTATCGGCAACCTGCGCGGCGCCCTGCTCGGTGGTCTGATCCTCGGGATCATGGAGAACTACGGCCAGGCACTGTTCGGCACCCAATGGCGTGACGTGGTGGCGTTCGTGCTGCTGGTACTGGTGCTGTTGATCCGGCCGACGGGCATACTCGGTGAGAGCCTGGGGAAGGCACGCGCATGA
- a CDS encoding branched-chain amino acid ABC transporter permease, translated as MTHQQTGGWRRTVLAPGDGLRQWWSELGRPGKWIFGAVLFLLLGLLPLYTPGFLDTPGISFGGTMAQFAMIAIIAIGLNVVVGQAGLLDLGYVGFYAVGAYTVALLTSPDSPWNKVGPDGFFSKDWAWLSCVPIAMAVTALAGLILGTPTLRLRGDYLAIVTLGFGEIIRLLADNLTDVTNGPRGLNEIAYPRLGENEHLPNGVFSSGNSAGDANYGTWWFWLGLVFIVIVLLLVGNLERSRVGRAWVAIREDEDAAEVMGVNTFKFKLWAFVIGAAIGGLSGALYAGQVQYVAPPTFNIINSMLFLCAVVLGGQGNKLGVVFGAFIIVYLPNRLLGVHFLGINLGDLKYLFFGLALVVLMIFRPQGLFPVRQQLLSYGKSARNLLRRADDSKAAA; from the coding sequence ATGACTCATCAGCAGACGGGCGGCTGGCGGCGCACCGTGCTCGCGCCGGGAGACGGCCTGCGCCAGTGGTGGTCTGAGCTCGGCCGTCCGGGCAAGTGGATCTTCGGGGCCGTGCTGTTCCTGCTCCTCGGGCTGTTGCCGCTATACACCCCGGGCTTCCTGGACACCCCGGGAATCAGCTTCGGTGGCACCATGGCGCAGTTCGCGATGATCGCGATCATCGCGATCGGCCTCAACGTCGTCGTGGGCCAGGCGGGCCTGCTCGATCTCGGCTACGTCGGTTTCTATGCCGTCGGCGCCTACACGGTCGCGTTGCTCACCAGCCCGGACAGTCCGTGGAACAAGGTCGGTCCGGACGGGTTCTTCAGCAAGGACTGGGCCTGGTTGTCCTGTGTCCCGATCGCCATGGCGGTGACGGCACTGGCCGGGCTGATCCTGGGCACGCCGACGCTGCGATTGCGCGGCGACTATCTGGCGATCGTCACCCTCGGGTTCGGTGAGATCATCCGGCTGCTCGCGGATAACCTCACCGATGTCACCAACGGCCCGCGTGGGCTCAACGAGATCGCGTATCCGAGGCTGGGGGAGAACGAGCATCTGCCCAATGGTGTGTTCTCCAGCGGTAATTCGGCGGGGGACGCCAACTACGGCACCTGGTGGTTCTGGCTGGGTCTGGTGTTCATCGTCATCGTGCTGCTTCTGGTCGGAAACCTGGAACGCAGCCGGGTCGGCCGGGCCTGGGTGGCCATCCGCGAGGACGAGGATGCCGCGGAGGTCATGGGCGTCAACACCTTCAAGTTCAAGCTGTGGGCGTTCGTCATCGGTGCGGCCATCGGTGGGCTCTCCGGTGCCCTGTACGCCGGCCAGGTCCAGTACGTGGCGCCGCCGACGTTCAACATCATCAACTCCATGCTGTTCCTGTGCGCCGTGGTCCTGGGTGGCCAGGGCAACAAGCTGGGGGTGGTCTTCGGCGCGTTCATCATCGTCTACCTGCCCAACCGGCTGCTCGGGGTGCACTTCCTCGGGATCAACCTGGGCGATCTGAAGTATCTCTTCTTCGGTCTGGCGCTGGTGGTACTGATGATCTTCCGGCCGCAGGGCCTGTTCCCGGTACGCCAGCAACTACTGAGCTACGGCAAATCCGCGCGCAATCTGCTTCGCCGGGCCGACGACTCGAAGGCGGCAGCATGA
- a CDS encoding ABC transporter ATP-binding protein, whose protein sequence is MTDPAVDEELAALHRDVKAAEGEKLLETKDLTVKFGGLTALDSVSFDIKRGEILGLIGPNGAGKTTCFNAITGVYRPSAGSVTFDGAPLGKIKRHQITRRGIARTFQNIRLWGEMTALENVVVGTDARHKTSVPGALVRTPRHRREEKDAIERAAALLQFVGIAHRGEEKAKNLPYGDQRRLEIARALATEPKLLCLDEPAAGFNPSEKAALIDLIRAIRDDGYTVLLIEHDMRLVMGVTDRIVVLEFGRKIADGLPAEIREDPKVIAAYLGVPDDEL, encoded by the coding sequence ATGACCGATCCGGCCGTCGATGAGGAACTGGCTGCGCTGCACCGCGACGTGAAGGCCGCCGAGGGTGAGAAACTGTTGGAGACAAAGGATCTCACCGTCAAGTTCGGCGGTCTCACCGCGCTTGACTCGGTGTCCTTCGACATCAAGCGCGGCGAGATCCTGGGTCTGATCGGTCCCAACGGGGCGGGCAAGACCACCTGCTTCAACGCGATCACCGGGGTGTACCGGCCCAGTGCCGGCAGCGTCACGTTCGACGGCGCACCGCTGGGCAAGATCAAGCGCCATCAGATCACCCGCCGCGGCATCGCCCGCACCTTCCAGAACATCCGGCTCTGGGGCGAGATGACCGCTCTGGAGAACGTGGTGGTGGGCACCGACGCCCGGCACAAGACCTCGGTGCCCGGCGCGCTTGTGCGCACGCCGCGGCACCGGCGCGAGGAGAAGGACGCCATCGAGCGGGCCGCCGCGCTGCTTCAGTTCGTCGGAATCGCGCACCGTGGTGAGGAGAAGGCCAAAAACCTGCCCTACGGCGACCAGCGTCGCCTGGAGATCGCACGCGCTCTGGCCACCGAGCCCAAGCTGCTGTGCCTGGACGAGCCGGCCGCGGGATTCAACCCGAGCGAGAAGGCCGCGCTCATCGACCTGATCCGCGCAATCCGGGATGACGGCTACACCGTGCTGTTGATCGAGCACGATATGCGGCTGGTCATGGGCGTCACCGACCGCATCGTGGTGCTGGAGTTCGGGCGCAAGATCGCCGACGGGCTGCCCGCGGAGATCCGGGAGGATCCGAAAGTGATTGCCGCCTACCTGGGAGTGCCCGATGACGAGCTCTGA
- a CDS encoding ABC transporter ATP-binding protein — translation MTSSDPADPRPILLEVRDAVVHYGRIQALHGVSLEVREGELVTLLGSNGAGKTTMMRAISGLRPLTSGSVWFDGTDISKVKAHRRVTQGLIQAPEGRGVFPGMTVVENLEMGCYGRKFDSKRDHDERLDWVMTTFPRLAERRAQVGGTLSGGEQQMLAIGRALMARPKVLLLDEPSMGLAPMIISQIFRIITEINKQGTTVLLVEQNAQQALSRSDRAYILETGAVTRSGNAPDLLKDDSIRAAYLGVA, via the coding sequence ATGACGAGCTCTGATCCGGCGGACCCGCGCCCCATCCTGCTCGAGGTGCGCGACGCCGTCGTTCATTACGGCAGAATCCAAGCGCTGCACGGCGTTTCGCTGGAGGTGCGAGAAGGCGAACTGGTCACGCTGCTGGGCTCCAACGGGGCGGGCAAGACCACCATGATGCGCGCGATCTCCGGACTGCGGCCGCTGACGTCGGGATCGGTGTGGTTCGACGGCACGGACATCTCCAAGGTCAAAGCGCACCGACGGGTGACGCAGGGGCTCATCCAGGCCCCCGAAGGCCGCGGCGTGTTCCCCGGGATGACGGTGGTCGAGAATCTGGAAATGGGCTGTTACGGAAGGAAATTCGACTCCAAACGCGACCATGACGAGCGCCTCGACTGGGTGATGACGACGTTCCCCCGGCTGGCGGAGCGGCGCGCCCAGGTGGGTGGCACCCTGTCCGGCGGCGAACAGCAGATGCTGGCGATCGGCCGTGCGTTGATGGCCCGGCCGAAGGTGCTGCTGCTCGACGAGCCGTCGATGGGTCTGGCGCCCATGATCATCTCGCAGATCTTCCGGATCATCACCGAGATCAACAAGCAGGGCACGACGGTGCTGTTGGTCGAGCAGAACGCACAGCAGGCGCTCAGCAGGTCCGACCGCGCGTACATCCTGGAGACCGGGGCGGTGACCCGCAGCGGCAATGCCCCCGATCTGTTGAAGGACGACAGCATCCGGGCGGCGTATCTCGGGGTGGCCTGA
- a CDS encoding response regulator transcription factor: MVSDRISVVIAEDSLLVRDSVMRSLSTVPEVDVVGVAEDYDSAAELVASYRPTILMTDVRMPPTSTDEGIRLARWLRAAYPDVGVIVLSNYADPGYAAGLLEGGTAGRGYLLKDRVSHFDELGEAVRQVATGGTVLDPLVVEALLAQPRSAPALSRLTPREREVLGELATGFSNRIVAQRLVLSQRAVEKHINSIFAKLELTVDDGVDRRVKAVLMFLDHRGTG; this comes from the coding sequence ATGGTGAGTGATCGAATCTCGGTCGTGATCGCGGAGGATTCCCTGCTGGTCCGTGACAGTGTCATGCGATCGCTGTCCACCGTGCCCGAGGTCGATGTCGTCGGCGTCGCCGAGGACTACGACTCCGCGGCAGAACTCGTCGCCTCATACCGTCCGACGATCCTGATGACGGATGTCCGGATGCCGCCGACCTCGACCGATGAGGGGATCCGGCTGGCGCGGTGGCTGCGCGCGGCGTATCCGGACGTCGGGGTGATCGTGTTGTCGAACTATGCGGACCCCGGTTACGCGGCGGGCCTGCTGGAAGGCGGCACCGCGGGCCGGGGTTACCTGCTCAAAGATCGGGTGTCGCATTTCGACGAACTGGGTGAGGCCGTGCGGCAAGTGGCTACCGGCGGCACGGTGCTCGACCCACTGGTGGTCGAGGCGCTGCTGGCCCAACCGCGGTCCGCGCCCGCACTGAGCAGGCTCACGCCCCGCGAGCGCGAGGTGCTCGGTGAACTGGCGACGGGCTTCAGCAACCGTATCGTCGCGCAGCGCCTGGTGCTCTCGCAGCGGGCGGTGGAAAAGCACATCAACTCGATCTTCGCCAAGCTCGAATTGACCGTCGACGATGGCGTTGACCGGCGGGTGAAGGCCGTGTTGATGTTCCTCGACCACCGTGGGACCGGCTGA
- a CDS encoding response regulator, with amino-acid sequence MYTIVPSKSLGHDDVVAGEQIRVWVVDDQASFRRATAATLAAMDDFVMAGECETGETAVEQMRSGDGDMVLMDIHMPGMGGIEAARQICSVRTDLIIVLMSTYDIEDLPAAAADCGAASYLHKERLSPDLLRRIWRAGG; translated from the coding sequence GTGTACACCATCGTGCCGAGCAAATCTCTCGGGCACGATGACGTGGTGGCTGGAGAACAGATACGTGTCTGGGTCGTCGACGATCAAGCCAGCTTCCGTCGTGCGACCGCGGCGACGCTGGCGGCGATGGACGACTTCGTCATGGCCGGCGAATGTGAGACGGGCGAAACCGCCGTCGAACAGATGCGCAGCGGTGACGGCGACATGGTGCTGATGGACATCCACATGCCCGGCATGGGAGGTATCGAGGCCGCTCGGCAAATCTGTTCGGTGCGAACAGATTTGATCATCGTCCTGATGTCGACCTACGACATCGAAGACCTTCCCGCCGCGGCTGCGGACTGTGGCGCCGCGTCCTATCTGCACAAGGAGCGGCTGAGTCCGGACCTGCTGAGGCGCATATGGCGAGCCGGCGGCTGA
- a CDS encoding sensor histidine kinase: MASRRLTLGPATLSVPRWEAPRILIHGITRSASPLDRDLILRFQDERFQVFLVGHFAMWFGAGVLLPMFQYIWLQRSFWFLVLGGISALHSVAIVVAIRLAAQQKYQQSIALVCIGNWIGVLVVVYVSPPTLAVMAIMALLPASFAEPYLRWQRGLVYAGMTGVCLMLAGALARFIPPNDAVRHATQWVETSFVVFGLGITGLNLMAIVWHNAAALRTSQVHLAERAVELAASRTRLSTAADQERRRIERDLHDGAQQHLVALSVLIQLARNADRDGYQPLLTEAADLVDTAIAEIRRLAHGIYPPLLLSGGLTEALPTLGAHAAIPVRLDLQNIGRYPSATEAALYYCCSEALQNAAKHGGPGTAVSITGGADGRTLRLVIADTGPGFDHATAGIGLTNMADRLSAIGGQLVIDTAPGRGTRIVATVDIPDPSALPAT, from the coding sequence ATGGCGAGCCGGCGGCTGACCCTCGGACCCGCAACCCTGTCGGTGCCACGGTGGGAGGCCCCGAGGATCCTCATCCACGGCATCACGCGGTCCGCCTCGCCGCTTGATCGTGACCTGATCCTGCGGTTCCAGGATGAACGCTTTCAGGTCTTTCTCGTCGGCCACTTCGCCATGTGGTTCGGCGCCGGTGTCCTGCTCCCGATGTTTCAGTACATCTGGTTGCAGCGGTCGTTCTGGTTCCTGGTCCTGGGCGGGATCTCGGCCCTGCACTCCGTGGCGATCGTCGTCGCGATCCGGCTGGCGGCGCAGCAGAAGTACCAGCAGTCGATCGCCCTGGTGTGCATCGGCAACTGGATCGGTGTCCTGGTCGTCGTCTATGTCTCACCGCCGACGCTTGCGGTGATGGCAATCATGGCCTTGCTGCCGGCCTCGTTCGCCGAGCCGTACCTGCGATGGCAACGCGGGCTGGTGTATGCGGGAATGACCGGAGTCTGTCTGATGCTCGCCGGTGCACTGGCCCGCTTCATCCCGCCCAACGACGCGGTCCGGCACGCCACGCAGTGGGTGGAGACCTCCTTCGTCGTGTTCGGGCTGGGCATCACCGGCCTGAATCTGATGGCGATCGTGTGGCACAACGCGGCGGCGCTGCGCACCTCCCAGGTGCACCTGGCCGAGCGCGCTGTCGAACTCGCGGCATCGCGCACCCGGCTGAGCACCGCGGCCGACCAAGAACGCCGTCGTATCGAACGTGACCTGCACGACGGTGCCCAGCAACATCTGGTCGCCTTGTCGGTACTGATTCAGTTGGCGCGCAACGCCGATCGCGATGGCTATCAGCCGTTGCTGACCGAGGCCGCCGATCTGGTGGACACGGCCATCGCCGAGATCCGCAGACTCGCCCACGGTATCTATCCACCGCTGCTGCTCAGTGGTGGGCTCACCGAGGCACTGCCCACGCTGGGCGCGCACGCGGCCATACCCGTCCGGCTGGATCTGCAGAACATCGGGCGCTATCCGTCGGCCACCGAGGCCGCGTTGTATTACTGCTGTAGCGAGGCGCTGCAGAACGCGGCCAAACACGGCGGCCCCGGCACCGCCGTGTCCATCACCGGTGGCGCCGACGGGCGCACCCTGCGGTTGGTGATCGCCGACACCGGACCGGGATTCGATCACGCGACTGCCGGGATCGGTCTGACCAACATGGCCGACCGGCTCTCGGCGATCGGCGGTCAACTTGTCATCGATACGGCACCGGGGCGTGGCACCCGGATCGTCGCCACGGTCGACATTCCCGACCCGTCTGCCCTGCCCGCCACGTGA
- a CDS encoding ATP-binding protein, protein MSTTVLPTGTVTLLMADVEGSTRSWEVQPEAMAAAMSGLDRSLSELVDVHRGVCPTAQGEGDSFVIAFTRASDAVACALALQQAVLAPIRLRIGLHSGEIQLRDQGNYMGQTINRAARLRDIAVGGQTLMSGTTSDLAGESLPEDAWLIDLGRHPLRDITRPERVSQLCHPSLSINVPPLRADRDDVLHWRPVQLTSFVGRSCELAEIAKLLAECRLLTLTGAGGVGKTRLAVAAADHTAELFEDGVRCVELAAVTDPDMVPQAVAQALGLSDPRGRCATPDVLTRTIGDRRLLLVVDNCEHLLDAAAALVGEILRSCPNVTVLATSREPLAVGGEQVWRVPSMSLDDDAVALFTERAQRARAEFVLDTHATEVVREICRRLDGMPLAIELAASRVRALTLDEIIGSLHDRFRLLTGGCRTVARRQQTLKACIDWSYTLLNEHEKAVLRRVSVVPGGFDMHTARTVAVGGDVCAFQVVDLLMSLVDKSLLSAETRCGRTRYRLSETMRQYARDRHAETGEPDLLGVSPLRC, encoded by the coding sequence ATGTCGACTACCGTTCTGCCGACCGGCACGGTGACGCTGCTGATGGCCGATGTCGAGGGTTCCACCCGGTCCTGGGAGGTGCAGCCAGAAGCGATGGCGGCCGCCATGTCGGGACTGGACCGTTCACTGTCCGAACTCGTCGACGTCCATCGCGGAGTGTGCCCGACGGCGCAGGGCGAGGGCGACAGCTTCGTCATCGCCTTCACCCGCGCCAGCGACGCGGTGGCCTGCGCGCTCGCGCTGCAGCAGGCCGTGCTGGCGCCCATCCGCTTGCGGATAGGTCTGCACAGCGGGGAAATCCAGCTGCGCGACCAAGGCAATTACATGGGACAGACGATCAACCGCGCCGCCCGGCTGCGCGATATCGCGGTGGGTGGGCAAACGCTGATGTCCGGAACGACGTCCGACCTCGCGGGTGAGTCGCTGCCCGAGGACGCCTGGCTGATCGACCTGGGCCGCCATCCGCTGCGCGACATCACGCGCCCGGAGCGGGTATCGCAACTGTGCCACCCCAGCCTGAGCATCAACGTCCCCCCACTGCGCGCCGACCGAGACGACGTACTCCACTGGCGCCCAGTCCAATTGACCTCGTTCGTGGGCAGGTCCTGCGAACTCGCGGAGATCGCGAAGCTCTTGGCGGAGTGCCGGCTGCTCACCCTCACCGGCGCCGGCGGCGTCGGCAAGACGCGGCTCGCCGTGGCGGCGGCCGACCACACGGCGGAGCTGTTCGAGGACGGGGTCCGGTGCGTGGAGCTTGCCGCGGTGACGGACCCCGACATGGTGCCGCAAGCCGTGGCCCAGGCACTCGGGTTGTCCGATCCGCGCGGCCGCTGCGCCACCCCGGATGTGTTGACGCGCACCATCGGTGACCGGCGCCTGCTCTTGGTCGTGGACAACTGTGAACACCTGTTGGACGCCGCCGCGGCGCTGGTCGGGGAGATCCTGCGGTCCTGCCCGAACGTCACCGTGCTGGCCACCAGCAGGGAGCCACTGGCGGTCGGCGGTGAGCAGGTGTGGCGGGTGCCGTCGATGTCGCTCGATGACGACGCGGTCGCGTTGTTCACCGAACGCGCGCAGCGCGCCCGCGCCGAGTTCGTCCTCGACACCCACGCCACCGAGGTGGTGCGGGAGATCTGTCGCCGACTCGATGGCATGCCCTTGGCCATCGAACTCGCGGCGTCGCGGGTACGCGCGCTCACGCTGGATGAGATCATCGGCAGCCTGCACGACCGGTTCCGCCTGCTGACCGGCGGCTGCCGCACGGTGGCACGCCGCCAGCAGACCCTGAAGGCCTGTATCGACTGGTCCTACACGCTGCTCAACGAACACGAGAAGGCCGTTCTGCGGCGGGTTTCCGTGGTTCCGGGCGGATTCGACATGCACACCGCCCGCACGGTCGCCGTCGGTGGGGACGTGTGTGCCTTCCAGGTGGTCGACCTGCTCATGTCGCTGGTCGACAAATCGCTGCTGTCGGCCGAAACCCGTTGCGGGCGAACGCGCTACCGTCTCTCCGAGACGATGCGCCAGTACGCCCGGGACCGGCATGCCGAGACGGGGGAGCCCGACCTGCTCGGGGTGTCGCCGCTCAGGTGTTGA
- a CDS encoding DUF167 domain-containing protein yields the protein MITVLVKPGSRKGPLVEVGAEGQLTIYVAERAVDGKANAAVTKLLAAHLGVPRSSLELVSGATARIKRFRVNT from the coding sequence GTGATCACCGTCCTGGTCAAGCCGGGAAGCCGCAAGGGCCCGCTCGTCGAGGTCGGCGCCGAGGGCCAGCTGACCATCTACGTCGCCGAACGCGCGGTGGACGGAAAAGCCAATGCGGCGGTGACCAAGCTGCTCGCGGCACATCTGGGCGTGCCGCGCAGCAGCCTGGAGTTGGTGTCGGGCGCGACGGCGCGGATCAAGCGGTTCCGCGTCAACACCTGA
- a CDS encoding lipid-transfer protein translates to MTPEPVYILGAGMHPWGKWGHDFTEYGVVAARAALAEAGLDWRQIQMVAGADTIRNGYPGFIAGSTFAQKLGWNGVPVSSSYAACASGSQALQSARAHILAGFCDVALVIGADTTPKGAFAPVGGERKNDPDWQRFHLIGASNPVYFALLARRRMDLYGATLEDFAQVKVKNAQHGLSNPNARFRKEATVEDVLASPVVADPLRLLDICATSDGAAALIVASKSFAEKHLGSVAGVPSVRAISTVTPRYPQHLPELPDIATDSTAVVAAPERVFKDQILDAAYAEAGIGPSDVDLAEVYDLSTALELDWYEHLGLCAKGEAEALLRSGATTLGGRVPVNASGGLASFGEAIPAQAIAQVCELTWQLKGQAIGRQVEGAKVGVTANQGLFGHGSSVIVAR, encoded by the coding sequence ATGACCCCGGAACCCGTGTACATCCTCGGCGCCGGTATGCACCCGTGGGGCAAATGGGGCCACGACTTCACCGAGTACGGCGTCGTCGCCGCCCGCGCCGCGCTGGCCGAAGCCGGCCTGGACTGGCGTCAGATCCAGATGGTCGCCGGCGCGGACACCATCCGCAACGGCTACCCCGGCTTCATCGCCGGCTCGACGTTCGCGCAGAAGTTGGGCTGGAACGGGGTGCCCGTCTCCTCCAGCTACGCCGCCTGCGCCAGTGGCTCCCAAGCCCTGCAGAGCGCCCGCGCGCACATCCTGGCCGGATTCTGCGATGTCGCCCTCGTGATCGGCGCCGACACCACCCCCAAGGGTGCGTTCGCCCCGGTCGGTGGTGAGCGCAAGAACGACCCCGACTGGCAGCGGTTCCACCTCATCGGCGCCTCCAACCCGGTGTACTTCGCACTGCTGGCCCGGCGTCGGATGGACCTCTACGGCGCCACTTTGGAGGACTTTGCCCAGGTCAAGGTGAAGAACGCCCAACACGGTCTGAGCAACCCGAATGCCCGCTTCCGCAAGGAAGCCACCGTCGAGGATGTGCTCGCCAGCCCAGTCGTCGCCGACCCCCTGCGTCTGCTCGACATCTGCGCCACCTCCGACGGCGCTGCCGCACTGATCGTGGCCAGCAAGAGCTTCGCCGAGAAACACCTCGGCTCGGTCGCCGGTGTCCCGTCGGTCCGCGCGATCAGCACCGTCACCCCGCGCTACCCCCAGCATCTGCCCGAACTTCCCGATATCGCCACCGACTCGACGGCGGTCGTCGCCGCACCGGAACGCGTGTTCAAAGACCAGATCCTCGATGCCGCCTACGCCGAAGCCGGGATAGGCCCCAGCGACGTGGATCTGGCCGAGGTGTACGACCTGTCCACCGCATTGGAACTGGACTGGTACGAACACCTGGGCCTGTGCGCCAAAGGCGAAGCCGAAGCACTCCTGCGCAGCGGCGCCACCACCCTCGGCGGCCGGGTCCCGGTCAACGCCTCCGGCGGTCTGGCCTCCTTCGGTGAGGCCATCCCCGCGCAGGCCATCGCGCAGGTATGCGAGCTGACCTGGCAGCTCAAGGGGCAAGCCATCGGCAGGCAGGTCGAAGGGGCCAAGGTCGGCGTGACCGCCAACCAGGGGCTGTTCGGACACGGCTCCTCGGTGATCGTCGCGCGGTAG
- a CDS encoding Zn-ribbon domain-containing OB-fold protein: MPAASSEPAVEGWFATDDSGATHLIGATCPQCATYVFPPRANNCPNPACDSDVLEQVPLSRRGKVWSYTENRYAPPPPYPATDPFEPFAIAAVKLADEGLIVLGKVVEGTLAADLKVGMEMELTTMVLFTDAEGVERITHAWRIA, translated from the coding sequence GTGCCAGCAGCATCCTCGGAGCCCGCCGTCGAAGGGTGGTTCGCCACCGACGACTCCGGTGCCACTCACCTGATCGGGGCCACGTGCCCGCAGTGCGCCACCTACGTCTTCCCACCGCGGGCCAACAACTGCCCCAACCCGGCGTGCGACAGCGACGTGCTCGAGCAGGTTCCGCTGTCTCGGCGCGGCAAGGTCTGGAGCTACACCGAGAACCGCTACGCACCGCCGCCGCCGTACCCGGCCACCGACCCGTTCGAGCCGTTCGCGATTGCCGCGGTGAAACTCGCCGATGAGGGCCTCATCGTGCTGGGCAAAGTGGTCGAAGGCACCCTGGCCGCCGACCTGAAAGTCGGTATGGAGATGGAATTGACCACCATGGTCCTGTTCACCGACGCCGAGGGCGTCGAGCGGATCACCCACGCCTGGAGAATCGCATGA
- a CDS encoding alpha/beta fold hydrolase has protein sequence MTTFVLVPGACHGGWCFDDLAAALRKQGHRVLAPTLTGVAERAHLLHAGVNLETHISDVLAELAAHRVSDAVLVGHSYGGMVITAVADRAAGQIDSLVFLDAFVPRDGESCWTLTTDEQRRWYTAVDASGYGVPPLPFFDERATAHPLASLMQPVRLEGDLSGLRRREFVYAQRWPTESPFAPTFERLRADPAWRTHSLDGAHNLMRDNHDDLVRILLEVARR, from the coding sequence ATGACCACCTTCGTACTGGTCCCCGGCGCCTGCCACGGCGGCTGGTGCTTCGACGACCTGGCGGCAGCCCTGCGCAAACAGGGCCACCGGGTGCTGGCACCCACCTTGACCGGTGTCGCAGAACGGGCGCACCTCCTGCACGCCGGGGTGAACCTGGAAACCCATATCAGCGACGTGCTGGCCGAACTCGCCGCACATCGGGTGTCCGATGCGGTCCTGGTCGGGCACAGCTACGGCGGCATGGTGATCACCGCGGTGGCGGATCGCGCTGCCGGACAGATCGATTCACTGGTGTTCCTCGATGCGTTCGTACCGCGCGACGGCGAATCCTGCTGGACGCTGACGACTGACGAACAGCGCCGGTGGTACACCGCCGTGGATGCCAGCGGATACGGGGTGCCCCCGCTGCCGTTCTTCGACGAGCGCGCGACCGCGCATCCCCTGGCCTCGCTCATGCAGCCGGTACGCCTGGAAGGTGACCTGTCGGGCTTGCGCAGGCGCGAATTCGTCTACGCGCAACGGTGGCCGACGGAGTCGCCGTTCGCCCCGACCTTCGAGCGCTTACGGGCCGACCCGGCGTGGCGGACGCATTCCCTGGACGGCGCGCACAACCTGATGCGGGACAACCACGACGATCTGGTGCGCATCCTGCTGGAAGTGGCGCGCCGCTAG